GACATTCCGAGAGATCACGACTCATCAAACACGCTCACGCTTCCGGCGCAAATCCACTCACGCCGCCTTGAACTTCGCCATCGTCTCGTCAATCCGCTGAAGCAGCAAATCCGGAGTGAACGGCTTGACCACGTAGTTGTTCACGCCCGCCTTGATGGCCTCGATCACGCGGCCACGGTCGGCCTCCGTCGTCACCATGATCACCGGTGTCGTCTTGTTCGAATGCCGAAACGACTTGACAAACGTCAACCCATCCATAGTCGGCATGTTCCAGTCCACGAGAATCAGGTCCGGATTGAACGCCGCGACCTTGCTCAGTGCGTCCTGCCCGTCGCCGGCCTCCTCAATCTCCGTCACGCCCAGCTGTTTGAGCACAGCACGCTGGATATTTCGCATCGTCTTCGAGTCATCAATCAACATCACACGCATCACGTAAACCCCCACTTCGACCCAAACCGTTCTTCCCTGAACTACGCCCTTGCTCGTGCGCTCGACGATTGCACTTCCTCAACTTCGCTCGCCAGACGAATCGCGATCTCGATCGAGAACCCGCCCAAATCTGTCATGCA
This is a stretch of genomic DNA from Phycisphaeraceae bacterium. It encodes these proteins:
- a CDS encoding response regulator, whose translation is MMRVMLIDDSKTMRNIQRAVLKQLGVTEIEEAGDGQDALSKVAAFNPDLILVDWNMPTMDGLTFVKSFRHSNKTTPVIMVTTEADRGRVIEAIKAGVNNYVVKPFTPDLLLQRIDETMAKFKAA